From the Planifilum fimeticola genome, the window CATCCTCCCGGAGCAACCGGGCCACATCGCGCCACTTCTCGTTTTTGACGACGATCGTCGGCAGGTGACCGTTGGGACGGTTGATGTAGGATTCCTCAACGGCCTCCTTTCCCACCACATCCGTGATCCGTTTCACAAAGGCATCCAGAAGCGGCTGCTTCGGCGACGGCTCCTGGGGCTCCTCCACCTTTTTTCTGCGCGCGGCTGCCCGCGCTCCCCTCGCCGCCGGCCGGGCCGGAGGTTTCTTCCCTTCGCCCTTCGCACGGGCTTCAACCGGCTTTGCGGCTTCTTCCTTTCCCGCTTTCTTTTCGGGGGTTTCTCCCTTGGCGGCCGCTTTCTTTTCCGCGCCTTCGGCCGGCGCGGCCTCCGCCTTTTCACCGCCTTGCTTCAATTCGGTCGGCTCCTTTTCGGATGCGCCGCCGCTTTCCTTGCGATCCTTCGAATCCGTCACGAACCGGTCACCCTCTTTCCCGTTTTCGCCTCATAACGGATCTTCTCCTGCAACTTGTTGATTCCGTAGATCAATGCAGCCGGGTTGGGCGGACATCCGGGAATGTACACGTCCACCGGAACGATCTGATCCACGCCTTTGATCACGGAGTACGACTTGACATAGGGTCCCCCCGCCGTCGCGCAGGAACCCATGGCGACCACCCATTTGGGTTCCGGCATCTGGTCGTACAGACGGCGAAGAATCGGCCCCATCTTCTTGGTCACGGTACCGGCCACGATCATCACGTCGGACTGCCGGGGAGAAGCGCGGAAGATCACGCCGAAACGGTCAAAATCATAATGGGAACCCCCCGTTCCCATCATCTCGATGGCACAACAGGCCAAGCCGAACTGCATCGGCCACAGCGAACTGCTCCGGGCCCACGCCTTGATCTCTTCCAGCGTGGTCAAAAAGACGTTCCGCTTCAGCTGCTCCTGCTCCTCAAAGGTGAGTTCTTCCAAATTCACTTCCATTCTAACACCTTCTTCTTCCACGCGTAAATG encodes:
- a CDS encoding NADH-quinone oxidoreductase subunit C, whose protein sequence is MTDSKDRKESGGASEKEPTELKQGGEKAEAAPAEGAEKKAAAKGETPEKKAGKEEAAKPVEARAKGEGKKPPARPAARGARAAARRKKVEEPQEPSPKQPLLDAFVKRITDVVGKEAVEESYINRPNGHLPTIVVKNEKWRDVARLLREDESFSFDYLVNVSGVDYEDHMEVVYHFESLSHKHRLCVRVKADRQDPSVASVTDIWSGANWDEREIYDLLGIQFPGHPNLKRILMPENWVGHPLRKDYEPADPDI
- a CDS encoding NuoB/complex I 20 kDa subunit family protein: MEVNLEELTFEEQEQLKRNVFLTTLEEIKAWARSSSLWPMQFGLACCAIEMMGTGGSHYDFDRFGVIFRASPRQSDVMIVAGTVTKKMGPILRRLYDQMPEPKWVVAMGSCATAGGPYVKSYSVIKGVDQIVPVDVYIPGCPPNPAALIYGINKLQEKIRYEAKTGKRVTGS